The following are from one region of the Knoellia sp. p5-6-4 genome:
- a CDS encoding amidohydrolase — MTDNYLLSAVVDSIDALAPDLVELRRDLHAHPELSREETRTTMVVSQRLAAAGVRVRPLAGTGLLADIGAEQPAYRVALRADLDALPVRERTDLDWASTNYGVCHACGHDVHVAAVLGAGLALREQEELLRERGVAARLIFQPAEEVIPGGAIDVLEQGGMDGVDAAFAVHCDPSLDVGRVGLREGPITAASDRVTVHLSGRGGHTSRPHLTEDLTFALAKVITEVPAVLSRRLDPRSGLALVWGEVRAGLASNVIPSSGIVAGTLRMLDAEAWKSVGPLLEQVVHAVVSPYAVTARLEHVPGVPPVVNHPDAIDVLRQACLGGGLEPVPTPQSLGGEDFAWYLASVPGAMARLGTRTPGGRTYDLHQGDLVVDEGSVAAGAKLLAGAVVADVIKATASGSPTVADS, encoded by the coding sequence ATGACTGACAACTACCTGCTGTCCGCGGTCGTCGACAGCATCGACGCGCTCGCGCCCGACCTGGTCGAGCTGCGACGCGACCTGCACGCGCATCCCGAGCTCTCCCGCGAGGAGACCCGCACCACGATGGTGGTGAGCCAGCGACTCGCCGCCGCGGGGGTCCGCGTCCGACCGCTGGCCGGCACGGGCCTGCTCGCCGACATCGGTGCCGAGCAGCCGGCATACCGGGTGGCGCTGCGCGCCGACCTCGACGCGCTGCCCGTGCGCGAGCGCACGGACCTGGACTGGGCGTCCACCAACTACGGCGTCTGCCATGCCTGCGGCCACGACGTGCACGTCGCCGCCGTGCTCGGCGCCGGGCTGGCGCTGCGCGAGCAGGAGGAGCTGCTGCGCGAGCGCGGCGTCGCGGCGCGCCTGATCTTCCAGCCCGCCGAGGAGGTCATCCCGGGTGGGGCCATCGACGTGCTGGAGCAGGGTGGCATGGACGGCGTCGACGCCGCGTTCGCCGTGCACTGCGACCCCAGCCTCGACGTCGGGAGGGTCGGCCTGCGCGAGGGGCCGATCACGGCGGCCTCGGACCGGGTGACGGTGCACCTCAGCGGCCGGGGCGGCCACACCTCGCGCCCGCACCTCACCGAGGACCTGACCTTCGCCCTCGCCAAGGTGATCACCGAGGTGCCGGCGGTGCTCTCACGGCGCCTCGACCCGCGCTCCGGGCTGGCCCTGGTGTGGGGCGAGGTGCGCGCCGGCCTCGCCAGCAACGTCATCCCCTCCTCGGGCATCGTCGCGGGCACCCTGCGGATGCTCGACGCCGAGGCGTGGAAGAGCGTGGGGCCGCTGCTGGAGCAGGTGGTCCACGCCGTGGTCAGCCCGTATGCCGTGACGGCCCGCCTCGAGCACGTGCCCGGCGTGCCGCCGGTGGTCAACCACCCCGACGCGATCGACGTGCTGCGCCAGGCGTGCCTCGGCGGGGGGCTCGAGCCCGTGCCCACGCCGCAGTCGCTGGGCGGGGAAGACTTCGCCTGGTACCTCGCCTCCGTGCCGGGTGCCATGGCCCGGCTCGGCACCAGGACGCCCGGGGGACGGACCTACGACCTGCACCAGGGCGACCTCGTCGTCGACGAGGGCTCGGTGGCCGCCGGCGCCAAGCTGCTGGCGGGCGCGGTGGTCGCGGACGTCATCAAGGCGACCGCCTCGGGAAGCCCGACAGTCGCGGATTCGTAA
- a CDS encoding ABC transporter permease: protein MSAAGLSVGTQTAPAAPPTKRRHLSPARIALYAAAVVLVVSILRVVTGANDIASSGAIAAAIGLAVPIGLAGLGGLWSERAGVVNIGLEGMMILGTWGAAFCAVEWGAWAGIVGGIIGGILGGVIHAVATVVFGVDHIVSGVALNIIGAGLAKYLAARFFTGMEGGGPTQSPPLPNLPTVSLPGISDALGEIEQQHIFFISDLAGIIRGFVTNVSVLTIIAVLLFVATAWILWRSAFGLRLRSCGESPVAAESLGINVYRYKFLAVLISGGLAGLGGGFLSLVAANVYRDGQTGGRGYIGLAAMIFGNWRPGGLLAGAGLFGYTDAIQLRGGGTTVHALLLLLAVLLLAIGVWQIVRNRRMIQGTLAIVTAVLTGVWYATTETVPGELVGMTPYLTTLLVLAFASQRLRMPAADGQIYRKGEGH, encoded by the coding sequence ATGAGCGCCGCCGGACTCTCTGTCGGCACCCAGACCGCCCCGGCGGCGCCGCCCACCAAGCGGCGGCACCTGAGCCCGGCCCGGATCGCGCTCTACGCCGCGGCCGTGGTGCTGGTCGTCTCGATCCTGCGCGTCGTCACCGGCGCCAACGACATCGCCTCCTCGGGTGCGATCGCGGCGGCCATCGGTCTCGCCGTGCCGATCGGCCTCGCCGGTCTCGGTGGCCTCTGGTCCGAGCGGGCCGGCGTGGTCAACATCGGCCTCGAGGGCATGATGATCCTCGGCACCTGGGGCGCGGCCTTCTGCGCCGTCGAGTGGGGCGCCTGGGCCGGCATCGTCGGCGGCATCATCGGTGGCATTCTCGGCGGTGTCATCCACGCGGTGGCCACCGTCGTGTTCGGGGTCGACCACATCGTCTCCGGTGTGGCGCTCAACATCATCGGCGCCGGCTTGGCGAAGTACCTCGCAGCGCGGTTCTTCACCGGGATGGAGGGCGGCGGCCCCACGCAGTCTCCGCCGCTGCCGAACCTGCCCACGGTCTCGCTGCCCGGCATCTCCGACGCGCTGGGGGAGATCGAGCAGCAGCACATCTTCTTCATCTCCGACCTGGCCGGCATCATCCGTGGCTTCGTCACCAACGTCTCGGTGCTGACGATCATCGCCGTGCTGCTGTTCGTCGCCACGGCGTGGATCCTGTGGCGCTCGGCGTTCGGCCTGCGGCTGCGCTCCTGTGGCGAGTCGCCCGTGGCCGCCGAGAGCCTCGGCATCAACGTCTACCGGTACAAGTTCCTCGCAGTGCTCATCTCCGGTGGCCTCGCCGGCCTCGGCGGCGGGTTCCTCTCGCTCGTGGCGGCCAACGTCTACCGGGACGGCCAGACCGGTGGCCGCGGGTACATCGGCCTCGCGGCGATGATCTTCGGCAACTGGCGTCCGGGCGGACTGCTGGCCGGTGCCGGGCTGTTCGGCTACACCGACGCCATCCAGCTGCGCGGCGGCGGCACCACCGTCCATGCCCTGCTGCTGCTCCTGGCGGTGCTGCTGCTGGCGATCGGTGTCTGGCAGATCGTCCGCAACAGGCGGATGATCCAAGGAACGCTTGCGATCGTCACCGCCGTGCTGACCGGGGTGTGGTACGCCACGACCGAGACGGTGCCCGGTGAGCTGGTCGGCATGACGCCGTACCTCACCACGCTGCTGGTGCTCGCGTTCGCGTCACAGAGGCTGCGTATGCCGGCCGCGGACGGCCAGATCTACCGCAAGGGCGAGGGCCACTAG
- a CDS encoding cytidine deaminase → MAQAEVDWAALQAEAVAVMGKAYAPYSKFPVGVAGLVDDGRVVIGCNVENAAYGVGLCAECGMVSHLHASGGGRLVAVACVGGDGEALMPCGRCRQLLWENGGPQCLLLTPQGVLPMSEVLPQAFGPADLDAAAARGQH, encoded by the coding sequence GTGGCGCAGGCCGAGGTGGACTGGGCAGCGCTCCAGGCAGAGGCGGTGGCCGTCATGGGCAAGGCCTACGCGCCGTACTCGAAGTTCCCGGTGGGCGTGGCCGGCCTCGTCGATGACGGCCGCGTCGTCATCGGCTGCAACGTCGAGAACGCGGCCTACGGCGTGGGGCTGTGCGCGGAGTGCGGCATGGTCTCGCACCTGCACGCGAGCGGCGGCGGCCGGCTGGTCGCCGTCGCCTGCGTCGGCGGTGACGGGGAGGCCCTGATGCCATGCGGGCGCTGCCGCCAGCTGCTGTGGGAGAACGGCGGGCCGCAGTGCCTGCTGCTGACCCCGCAGGGGGTGCTGCCCATGAGCGAGGTGCTGCCGCAGGCCTTCGGGCCGGCCGACCTCGACGCCGCGGCGGCTCGCGGCCAGCACTGA
- a CDS encoding ABC transporter ATP-binding protein: MGTAIQTRALRKTFGSTVALDGLDLTVEEGEVHGFLGPNGAGKSTTIRILLGLLRADGGSATVLGADPWADAAQLHRRIAYVPGDVALWPNLTGGEVIDLISRLRGGLNERRRADLLERLDLDPTMKCRAYSKGNRQKVALVAALASDTPLLLLDEPTAGLDPLMDQVFRTTLRELRAEGRTVLLSSHILSEVENLSDHVTIIRAGKAVQTGALSDMRHLSRTVLDAQVSSPAGISDDLSAIPDVEDLLVEGGRVRCSVEPAGLSQTLAVLGRHGLTSLVSRPPSLEDLFLRLYQGGQERTPLAQAQP; encoded by the coding sequence ATGGGTACCGCCATCCAGACCCGCGCCCTGCGCAAGACCTTCGGCTCCACCGTCGCCCTCGACGGGCTCGACCTGACCGTCGAGGAGGGTGAGGTCCACGGCTTCCTGGGCCCGAACGGCGCCGGCAAGTCGACGACCATCCGCATCCTGCTCGGTCTGCTGCGCGCCGACGGCGGCTCCGCCACCGTGCTGGGGGCCGACCCGTGGGCCGACGCCGCGCAGCTGCACCGACGCATCGCCTACGTCCCGGGCGACGTCGCGCTGTGGCCGAACCTCACCGGCGGCGAGGTCATCGACCTGATCAGCCGGCTCCGCGGCGGGCTCAACGAACGGCGGCGCGCCGACCTGCTCGAGCGCCTCGACCTCGACCCGACGATGAAGTGCCGCGCCTACAGCAAGGGCAACCGGCAGAAGGTCGCCCTGGTGGCCGCCCTGGCGAGCGACACACCGCTCCTCCTGCTGGACGAGCCCACGGCGGGACTGGACCCGCTGATGGACCAGGTGTTCCGCACCACGCTGCGCGAGCTGAGGGCCGAGGGACGCACCGTCCTGCTCTCGAGCCACATCCTCTCCGAGGTCGAGAACCTGAGTGACCACGTCACGATCATCCGCGCCGGCAAGGCTGTCCAGACCGGCGCCCTGTCGGACATGCGCCACCTGTCACGCACCGTCCTCGACGCCCAGGTCTCCTCCCCCGCGGGCATCAGCGACGACCTGTCGGCGATACCGGACGTCGAGGACCTGCTTGTCGAGGGCGGCCGGGTGCGCTGTTCGGTCGAACCCGCGGGACTGAGCCAGACCCTTGCGGTGCTCGGCCGGCACGGCCTGACCTCGCTCGTGAGCAGGCCGCCCTCGCTCGAGGACCTGTTCCTGCGGCTTTACCAGGGCGGCCAGGAACGCACACCCCTCGCGCAGGCACAGCCATGA
- a CDS encoding ABC transporter ATP-binding protein: MCAITASAPQAPPAAGTDLAVELEGITKRFPGVVANKDITFSVRRGTVHAIVGENGAGKSTLMKILYGVQRPDEGTIKVGGQVVNLHSPSDAIKAGIGMVFQHFMLADNLTVLENVVLGAEKLHGIGDEARAEIRRISDDYGLDIDPDELVENLGVGHRQRVEILKVLYRGAKTLILDEPTAVLVPQEVDELFDNLRELKKEGLTVLFISHKLDEVLSVADRITVIRRGTTIDTVDPQSVDARQLAELMVGSELPSPSTEESTVTDRVVLRVEDLVLQGLTGRPVLDGISFTIHAGEVLGIAGVEGNGQAELVEVIMGMREPTSGLVFLGDTDISSWNTREIREAGVGYIPEDRQRHALLLQAPLWENRMLGHQTEDPNVRGQLINAAGAKADTERIVKEYDVRTPSITVTAGSLSGGNQQKLIVGREMSHKPKVLVAAHPTRGVDVGAQAVIWDLMREARREGLAVLLISADLEELIGLSDTIRVILRGRLSGEFDPDQVTSEDLGAAMTGAGERTAGEGTAPSTADPATRHTGSDDEGVTR; this comes from the coding sequence GTGTGCGCCATCACTGCCTCCGCACCGCAAGCCCCCCCGGCGGCCGGAACGGACCTTGCCGTCGAGCTCGAGGGAATCACCAAGCGGTTCCCCGGCGTCGTCGCCAACAAGGACATCACCTTCTCCGTGCGCCGCGGCACGGTCCACGCGATCGTGGGGGAGAACGGCGCCGGCAAGTCGACCCTGATGAAGATCCTCTACGGCGTCCAGCGACCGGACGAGGGGACCATCAAGGTGGGCGGGCAGGTCGTGAACCTGCACTCGCCCTCGGATGCCATCAAGGCCGGCATCGGCATGGTGTTCCAGCACTTCATGCTCGCCGACAACCTCACGGTGCTCGAGAACGTCGTGCTCGGCGCCGAGAAGCTGCACGGCATCGGCGACGAGGCGCGGGCGGAGATCCGGCGGATCTCCGACGACTACGGCCTCGACATCGACCCCGACGAGCTGGTCGAGAACCTCGGTGTCGGCCACCGCCAGCGGGTCGAGATCCTCAAGGTGCTCTACCGCGGTGCCAAGACCCTCATCCTCGACGAGCCCACGGCCGTGCTGGTGCCCCAGGAGGTCGACGAGCTCTTCGACAACCTGCGCGAGCTCAAGAAGGAGGGCCTGACGGTCCTCTTCATCTCGCACAAGCTGGACGAGGTGCTCAGCGTCGCCGACCGCATCACCGTGATCCGGCGCGGCACGACCATCGACACCGTCGACCCCCAGAGCGTCGACGCCCGCCAGCTGGCCGAGCTCATGGTCGGCTCCGAGCTCCCCTCGCCCAGCACGGAGGAGTCGACGGTCACCGACCGCGTCGTCCTGCGGGTCGAGGACCTCGTGCTGCAGGGCCTCACCGGCCGCCCGGTGCTCGACGGCATCTCCTTCACCATCCACGCGGGTGAGGTCCTCGGCATCGCCGGCGTCGAGGGCAACGGCCAGGCCGAGCTCGTCGAGGTCATCATGGGGATGCGCGAGCCCACCTCAGGCCTGGTCTTCCTCGGCGACACCGACATCTCCTCGTGGAACACCCGCGAGATCCGCGAGGCGGGCGTCGGGTACATCCCCGAGGACCGCCAGCGCCACGCGCTCCTCCTCCAGGCGCCCCTCTGGGAAAACCGCATGCTCGGCCACCAGACCGAGGACCCCAACGTCCGCGGCCAGCTGATCAACGCGGCCGGGGCCAAAGCCGACACCGAGCGCATCGTCAAGGAGTACGACGTGCGCACGCCGTCGATCACCGTGACCGCCGGCTCGCTCTCGGGCGGAAACCAGCAGAAGCTGATCGTCGGCCGCGAGATGAGCCACAAGCCGAAGGTGCTCGTTGCCGCCCACCCCACCCGCGGCGTCGACGTGGGCGCCCAGGCCGTCATCTGGGACCTCATGCGCGAGGCTCGCCGCGAGGGCCTTGCCGTGCTCCTGATCTCGGCCGACCTCGAGGAGCTCATCGGCCTCTCCGACACCATCCGGGTGATCCTGCGTGGCCGGCTGTCGGGCGAGTTCGACCCCGACCAGGTCACGTCCGAGGACCTCGGCGCAGCCATGACCGGCGCCGGCGAACGGACGGCGGGCGAGGGCACGGCGCCGTCGACCGCTGACCCGGCCACCCGGCATACCGGCAGCGACGACGAGGGAGTGACCCGATGA
- a CDS encoding MarR family transcriptional regulator: protein MPTSATDTAHFVERFGSALTAAGLARLPSRVFACLLASADGRMTAAELREALDVSPAAVSGAVRYLQQVHMIHRERERGSRRDVYVVADDAWHDAMINASAVYGPLRAALVEGVGAVGGERTPAGRRLALSAEFLDFLSLELEEVARRWDKRRAELTR, encoded by the coding sequence ATGCCGACTTCCGCGACGGACACCGCACACTTCGTCGAGCGCTTCGGCTCTGCGCTCACAGCAGCTGGCCTGGCCCGCCTTCCCTCGCGGGTCTTCGCCTGCCTGCTGGCCAGCGCCGACGGGAGGATGACCGCGGCCGAGCTGAGGGAGGCGCTGGACGTCTCGCCTGCGGCGGTCTCGGGGGCGGTCCGCTACCTGCAGCAGGTGCACATGATCCACCGGGAGCGCGAGCGCGGGTCCCGGCGCGATGTCTACGTGGTGGCCGACGACGCCTGGCACGACGCGATGATCAACGCCTCGGCCGTCTACGGCCCGCTGCGTGCCGCGCTGGTCGAGGGGGTCGGTGCCGTCGGCGGTGAGAGGACGCCGGCCGGCCGCCGCCTGGCGCTGTCCGCGGAGTTCCTCGACTTCCTCAGCCTCGAGCTCGAGGAGGTCGCGCGGCGTTGGGACAAGCGCAGGGCCGAGCTGACCCGCTGA
- a CDS encoding BMP family ABC transporter substrate-binding protein, with amino-acid sequence MKVAAVMSAAALALAACGDSGETGGGGGATTSAAGKSDIKVGMAYDVGGRGDQSFNDAAAAGLDKAKAEFGIEAKEATAVDKEPESAREERLQQLIDAGYTHVVAVGFAYAPAVTKVAKANPDVKFALVDSTDAQGDNISNLTFAEHEGSFLVGAAAALKSKANHVGFVGGVNTDLIKKFEAGYITGAKAVNKDIKVDVTYLTQPPDFSGFADPAKGKTASEGMYQSGADVVYHAAGGSGGGVFTAAKAANAMAIGVDSDQALTASADVKDVIITSMIKKVDVAVYDFIKSEVDGQFKAGVQVFDLKSGGVDYSTTGGKIDDIKSKLDDYKQQIIDGKITVPTKP; translated from the coding sequence ATGAAGGTTGCGGCGGTGATGTCGGCGGCGGCGCTGGCACTTGCCGCCTGTGGTGACTCTGGCGAGACCGGCGGTGGCGGCGGCGCCACCACGTCTGCGGCAGGTAAGAGCGACATCAAGGTCGGCATGGCCTACGACGTGGGCGGTCGTGGTGACCAGTCGTTCAACGATGCCGCCGCGGCGGGCCTCGACAAGGCCAAGGCCGAGTTCGGCATCGAGGCCAAGGAGGCCACGGCCGTCGACAAGGAGCCGGAGTCCGCTCGCGAGGAGCGCCTGCAGCAGCTCATCGACGCCGGCTACACCCACGTGGTGGCCGTTGGCTTCGCCTACGCGCCGGCCGTGACCAAGGTCGCCAAGGCCAACCCGGACGTGAAGTTCGCGCTCGTCGACTCCACCGACGCCCAGGGCGACAACATCAGCAACCTGACCTTCGCCGAGCACGAGGGCTCCTTCCTCGTCGGTGCGGCTGCCGCCCTGAAGTCCAAGGCCAACCACGTCGGCTTCGTCGGCGGTGTCAACACCGACCTCATCAAGAAGTTCGAGGCGGGCTACATCACCGGCGCCAAGGCGGTCAACAAGGACATCAAGGTCGACGTGACCTACCTGACCCAGCCGCCGGACTTCTCCGGCTTCGCCGACCCGGCCAAGGGCAAGACCGCTTCCGAGGGCATGTACCAGAGCGGCGCCGACGTCGTCTACCACGCCGCGGGTGGCTCCGGTGGTGGCGTCTTCACCGCCGCCAAGGCTGCGAACGCGATGGCCATCGGTGTCGACTCCGACCAGGCGCTCACCGCTTCGGCCGACGTCAAGGACGTGATCATCACCTCGATGATCAAGAAGGTCGACGTCGCGGTCTACGACTTCATCAAGAGCGAGGTCGACGGCCAGTTCAAGGCGGGCGTGCAGGTCTTCGACCTCAAGTCCGGCGGTGTCGACTACTCCACCACCGGTGGCAAGATCGACGACATCAAGTCCAAGCTCGACGACTACAAGCAGCAGATCATCGACGGGAAGATCACCGTTCCCACCAAGCCCTGA
- a CDS encoding methylmalonyl-CoA mutase family protein has protein sequence MAEAQSAQSESNLPIQPVYDAASLAGFDPDEKLGAPGSYPFTRGVYPSMYTGRPWTMRQYAGFGTAKESNERYHELVNNGTGGLSVAFDLPTQMGYDSDEAIAHGEVGKVGVAVDSIDDMRTLFNDLPLDQVSTSMTINAPASTLLLMYQLVAEEQGIDGTKLTGTIQNDVLKEYIARGTYIYPPKESLRLISDIFAYCAKEMPRWNTISISGYHMAEAGATPAQEIAFTLANAKEYVRAAIAAGLDVDDFAPRLSFFFVARTTLLEEVAKFRAARRIWARIMKEEFGAKNPKSQMLRFHTQTAGVQLTAQQPEVNLVRVALQGLGAVLGGTQSLHTNSYDEAIALPTTKAARLALRTQQVIAYETDVTKTVDPFAGSYVVESMTDDLEAAALGLIEAVEDRGGAVAAIEQGFQKSEIERSAYRIALEIDHKERTVVGVNRFTLEEEEPYEPLRVDPQIEVDQCERLAALRADRDNEAVERALEVVREAARGSDNVLYPMKEALRLRATGGEISHALRDVWGLYVPRDSF, from the coding sequence ATGGCCGAAGCACAGTCCGCGCAGAGCGAGTCGAACCTCCCCATCCAGCCCGTCTACGACGCCGCGTCGCTCGCAGGCTTCGACCCGGACGAGAAGCTCGGGGCCCCGGGGTCGTACCCGTTCACGCGCGGGGTTTACCCGTCCATGTACACCGGCCGGCCCTGGACGATGCGGCAGTACGCCGGCTTCGGCACCGCGAAGGAGTCGAACGAGCGCTACCACGAGCTCGTCAACAACGGCACCGGTGGGCTCTCCGTCGCCTTCGACCTGCCCACCCAGATGGGCTACGACTCCGACGAGGCCATCGCCCACGGCGAGGTCGGCAAGGTCGGCGTCGCGGTCGACTCCATCGACGACATGCGCACCCTGTTCAACGACCTCCCGCTCGACCAGGTGTCGACCTCGATGACCATCAACGCGCCCGCCTCGACGCTGCTGCTGATGTACCAGCTCGTCGCGGAGGAGCAGGGGATCGACGGAACGAAGCTGACCGGCACCATCCAGAACGACGTGCTCAAGGAGTACATCGCGCGCGGCACCTACATCTACCCGCCGAAGGAGTCGCTGCGCCTGATCAGCGACATCTTCGCCTACTGCGCCAAGGAGATGCCGCGCTGGAACACCATCTCCATCAGCGGCTACCACATGGCCGAGGCCGGGGCCACGCCCGCGCAGGAGATCGCGTTCACCCTCGCCAACGCCAAGGAGTACGTGCGGGCGGCCATCGCGGCCGGCCTGGACGTCGACGACTTCGCCCCGCGCCTGTCCTTCTTCTTCGTCGCCCGCACCACGCTGCTGGAGGAGGTGGCGAAGTTCCGCGCCGCCCGCCGCATCTGGGCGCGGATCATGAAGGAGGAGTTCGGCGCGAAGAACCCCAAGTCGCAGATGCTGCGGTTCCACACCCAGACGGCCGGGGTGCAGCTGACGGCCCAGCAGCCCGAGGTGAACCTCGTCCGGGTCGCGCTGCAGGGCCTCGGCGCGGTGCTCGGCGGCACGCAGTCGCTGCACACGAACTCCTACGACGAGGCCATCGCGCTGCCCACGACCAAGGCGGCCCGCCTGGCGCTGCGCACCCAGCAGGTGATCGCCTACGAGACCGACGTGACCAAGACGGTCGACCCGTTCGCCGGCTCCTACGTCGTCGAGTCGATGACCGACGACCTCGAGGCCGCGGCTCTCGGGCTGATCGAGGCGGTCGAGGACCGCGGGGGAGCGGTGGCCGCGATCGAGCAGGGCTTCCAGAAGTCGGAGATCGAGCGCTCGGCCTACCGCATCGCCCTCGAGATCGACCACAAGGAGCGCACCGTCGTCGGGGTCAACCGCTTCACCCTCGAGGAGGAGGAGCCCTACGAGCCGCTGCGCGTCGACCCCCAGATCGAGGTCGACCAGTGCGAGCGGCTCGCCGCGCTGCGTGCCGACCGCGACAACGAGGCGGTCGAGCGGGCGCTCGAGGTCGTGCGCGAGGCGGCGCGCGGCAGCGACAACGTGCTGTACCCGATGAAGGAGGCCCTGCGGCTGCGGGCGACCGGCGGCGAGATCAGCCACGCGCTGCGCGACGTCTGGGGGCTGTACGTGCCGCGCGACAGCTTCTGA
- a CDS encoding ABC transporter permease translates to MTALNPRRIVLTLAGPVLALLVAFVVTSLVLVAVGDPVGDVWSTLLAKPLPRQMVNIVNAASVFYLSAIAVAIGFRMNLFNIGVDGQYRVAVFAAAVFAGQAWLPGILNVIVAILIAILCGGLWAGIAAWLKVKRGVSEVISTIMLNAIATGLVSWLLGKVRDTSGSGSNVTNTREIPDSSKLEGLALIPGATNKVYTLILLAALVGFLYWFVLGKTRFGYDLRATGMSETAAVASGVKVPRMVISAMLLSGGVAGLVGMPLLFGQDFSYGTTFQAGLGFSGIAIALLGRNNPIGIAFAALLWAYLEQQSNGLQIKADVSPELVNIIQGVILFAVVIAYELIRRADIRLEQARVARELAAQRGHAPVEEGAKA, encoded by the coding sequence ATGACCGCGCTGAACCCACGGCGGATCGTGCTCACCCTCGCCGGGCCGGTCCTTGCGCTCCTCGTGGCCTTCGTGGTCACCTCGCTCGTGCTCGTCGCGGTCGGCGACCCGGTGGGCGACGTGTGGAGCACGCTGCTCGCCAAGCCGCTGCCGCGCCAGATGGTCAACATCGTCAACGCGGCGAGCGTCTTCTACCTCTCGGCCATCGCGGTCGCCATCGGCTTCCGGATGAACCTGTTCAACATCGGTGTGGATGGCCAGTACCGCGTGGCGGTGTTCGCCGCCGCGGTCTTCGCCGGCCAGGCGTGGCTGCCCGGCATCCTCAACGTCATCGTGGCCATCCTCATCGCCATCCTGTGCGGCGGTCTGTGGGCCGGCATCGCGGCCTGGCTGAAGGTCAAGCGCGGTGTCTCCGAGGTCATCTCGACGATCATGCTCAACGCGATCGCGACCGGTCTGGTGAGCTGGCTGCTCGGCAAGGTCCGCGACACCAGCGGGTCGGGCAGCAACGTCACCAACACCAGGGAGATCCCCGACTCCTCCAAGCTCGAGGGCCTGGCTCTCATCCCGGGCGCGACCAACAAGGTCTACACGCTGATCCTGCTGGCGGCGCTCGTCGGCTTCCTCTACTGGTTCGTGCTCGGCAAGACCCGCTTCGGCTACGACCTGCGCGCGACCGGCATGTCCGAGACCGCCGCCGTCGCCAGCGGCGTGAAGGTGCCGCGCATGGTCATCAGCGCGATGCTGCTCTCGGGTGGAGTGGCCGGCCTGGTCGGCATGCCGCTGCTGTTCGGCCAGGACTTCTCCTACGGCACGACCTTCCAGGCGGGGCTGGGCTTCTCGGGCATCGCTATCGCACTGCTCGGGCGCAACAACCCCATCGGCATCGCGTTCGCCGCACTGCTGTGGGCCTACCTCGAGCAGCAGTCGAACGGCCTGCAGATCAAGGCCGACGTCTCGCCGGAGCTCGTCAACATCATCCAGGGAGTCATCCTGTTCGCCGTCGTCATCGCCTACGAGCTGATCCGCCGGGCTGACATCCGACTCGAGCAGGCTCGGGTCGCCAGGGAGCTGGCAGCCCAGCGAGGCCACGCACCCGTCGAGGAAGGAGCGAAGGCATGA